A window of the Mesotoga prima MesG1.Ag.4.2 genome harbors these coding sequences:
- a CDS encoding MFS transporter: MYLLDRNSQTRILSVFEGAIYNGFFLITQGFLGTGLALEFGASEPVIALIGVLPSVSQLIQLIAPFILRLVGNRKKAMMICASAGRLSTAFIPVTLALGINKQSLLLVILAFFSFAASLAGNFWVSIIRDVVPPDKSARFFSLRNVIFTITNMLITLLYSFILDHSSGKTGFVIITTMGAVSALVSLVLLGLHNDPPHEISYGSGLFKAVTRDKKFMTYLRFYSFWSFSIAIASPFFAYHELVNMELDYSFLSLLNIFSSTLTMVFYLLWGRIADRIGGQAVLEFGILGAFLKTFLWLFMDRGTVYLLYIDTFIGTASWSAINLCLFTTMLELLNGVDAETYYALLSFSNGASALAGSLVGGVLAFYLNKFTWTLGGHTFFGIQILFLVTLVLRGVSFLLLKRVKTKKVVSVPGMVFNSAVVIANRLAARPREFIEVMIEKNKSRRRSDNSD, encoded by the coding sequence ATGTATCTATTGGACAGGAACAGTCAAACTAGAATTCTATCGGTTTTTGAGGGTGCCATTTACAATGGGTTCTTCTTAATTACTCAGGGATTCCTTGGGACGGGGCTTGCTCTTGAATTTGGGGCGTCCGAACCAGTTATTGCTTTGATTGGAGTTCTCCCTTCAGTTTCACAATTAATTCAACTCATTGCTCCTTTTATATTAAGACTGGTTGGAAACAGAAAGAAAGCAATGATGATATGTGCGTCTGCGGGGAGATTATCGACGGCGTTTATTCCAGTAACACTCGCATTAGGAATAAACAAACAGTCACTTTTACTGGTAATTCTTGCATTCTTTTCATTTGCAGCAAGTTTGGCAGGGAATTTCTGGGTATCAATTATCAGGGATGTTGTTCCGCCAGATAAATCGGCAAGGTTCTTCAGCCTGAGAAACGTTATATTCACAATAACAAATATGTTGATAACGCTTCTTTATTCTTTCATTCTTGACCATTCATCTGGAAAAACGGGTTTTGTGATAATAACCACTATGGGGGCAGTCAGTGCGTTGGTCAGCCTTGTTCTACTGGGTCTTCACAACGATCCTCCACACGAGATAAGCTATGGAAGTGGCCTTTTTAAGGCTGTTACAAGAGATAAGAAATTCATGACCTATCTCCGTTTCTATTCCTTCTGGAGCTTTTCAATTGCGATTGCTTCACCCTTCTTTGCCTATCATGAGCTAGTGAATATGGAACTGGATTATTCGTTTCTCAGTTTACTTAACATCTTCAGCTCAACTCTTACGATGGTGTTTTATCTTTTGTGGGGGAGGATAGCTGATAGAATTGGAGGACAGGCGGTATTGGAATTCGGCATCCTCGGTGCATTTTTAAAGACATTTCTCTGGTTGTTCATGGACAGGGGAACGGTCTATTTACTTTACATAGATACTTTTATTGGTACCGCTTCGTGGAGCGCAATAAATCTTTGTCTTTTCACAACAATGCTCGAATTACTAAATGGGGTAGATGCGGAAACTTACTATGCGTTGCTTTCTTTTTCGAATGGGGCTTCCGCTCTTGCTGGTTCACTCGTTGGAGGGGTTCTTGCTTTTTATCTTAACAAGTTTACCTGGACACTCGGTGGACATACGTTTTTTGGCATTCAGATTTTGTTCCTAGTTACTCTGGTGTTGAGAGGTGTTTCTTTTCTGCTATTGAAGAGAGTAAAGACGAAGAAAGTCGTATCAGTACCTGGAATGGTTTTCAATTCGGCAGTTGTCATAGCTAATCGACTTGCAGCGAGGCCGAGAGAGTTTATTGAAGTGATGATAGAGAAGAACAAATCAAGAAGAAGGAGTGATAATAGTGATTGA
- a CDS encoding DegV family protein, with the protein MIGVVVDSGCDLPDEVKAKDNVREVPLKIVLDGKEYRDNIDISTSDLLEYMENKFPKTSLPRPPEIGEAFESLYEKGYNEILFIGISSGLSGTLDQVKSYVRDFSEKHGDSKIEVVDSKNISIGSGLLAMKAIELIKSGESFEGVVKDILGSVRKAKVFFCIPVLKYLRAGGRIGKVTATIGDILDLKPVITVGEDGVYHSVSKERGMKRAVKSSVEKLIHFIDGNRVLNIAAYTSDKSEKTMELFRMAVSEIKAAGLSHIITGQISQSLVCHTGPGLIGVAAILE; encoded by the coding sequence ATGATCGGAGTTGTCGTGGATTCAGGATGTGATCTTCCTGATGAGGTTAAAGCAAAAGACAATGTAAGGGAAGTGCCACTGAAGATAGTCCTGGATGGTAAGGAATATCGGGACAATATTGATATTTCCACTTCTGATCTTCTTGAGTACATGGAAAACAAGTTTCCGAAGACATCACTTCCAAGACCGCCCGAAATCGGGGAAGCTTTCGAAAGCCTTTATGAAAAGGGATACAACGAGATCCTCTTCATAGGGATTTCAAGTGGCCTGAGTGGCACACTTGATCAGGTTAAGTCTTATGTTCGCGATTTTTCAGAAAAACATGGCGATTCGAAAATTGAAGTAGTGGATTCAAAGAATATTTCAATTGGATCTGGTCTTCTGGCAATGAAAGCAATTGAGCTGATCAAAAGTGGGGAGTCTTTTGAAGGAGTCGTCAAAGACATTCTGGGTTCTGTCAGGAAAGCGAAGGTTTTCTTCTGCATACCCGTACTGAAATATCTAAGAGCAGGAGGGCGAATAGGAAAGGTTACCGCCACCATCGGTGATATTCTTGATCTGAAGCCCGTAATTACTGTCGGAGAAGACGGTGTTTATCACAGCGTTTCTAAAGAAAGAGGTATGAAGAGAGCTGTGAAAAGCTCCGTCGAGAAACTGATTCATTTCATCGACGGCAATAGGGTGCTGAACATTGCGGCTTATACTTCTGACAAGAGTGAGAAAACCATGGAGCTTTTCAGGATGGCGGTTTCAGAGATTAAAGCCGCTGGACTTAGCCATATAATAACCGGACAGATATCTCAATCTCTTGTTTGTCATACAGGTCCCGGTCTGATCGGAGTTGCTGCGATCTTGGAGTAA
- a CDS encoding 3'-5' exoribonuclease YhaM family protein, which produces MIDGKSGSYPVLSEILREYNSALDRVENYVNSKQGFFFIFSAKRIEGSRGPYYDCLVGDSKCRTEAKAWISEQGCLEPVEGWIGLADYLIDNRFGLSIKIRKLFSISEMESYSSGSITQLLPIVEDLEKIKSEVLELVESIKDKYLNTLVKRMVSDDGVCPDFFEAPAAKVYHHARIGGLAEHSLSVVRYALALREASNSRPNIDRDLIIAGGFLHDIGKTRTYITESFKFDYSDDGYLEEHIAIGARLIELEVSKISGFPEETRRKLMHIVLSHHGELQFGSPVTPKTREAILIWLCDNIDSRLDNFESHAFSASKESRWTDFSKMLQSRLYLGKIENEEEIGD; this is translated from the coding sequence ATGATTGATGGAAAAAGTGGAAGTTATCCCGTGCTTTCCGAAATCCTCAGAGAATACAACTCTGCGCTCGACAGGGTCGAAAACTATGTTAATTCAAAGCAAGGTTTCTTCTTCATATTCAGTGCAAAGAGGATAGAGGGAAGCAGAGGCCCATACTATGACTGCCTCGTAGGGGATTCTAAGTGTAGAACTGAAGCAAAGGCATGGATCAGTGAACAGGGCTGTTTGGAACCGGTTGAGGGCTGGATAGGTCTTGCAGACTACCTTATAGATAACAGGTTTGGATTGAGCATAAAAATCAGGAAGCTCTTCTCAATAAGTGAAATGGAAAGCTACAGCTCAGGCTCGATAACCCAGCTGCTTCCAATTGTTGAAGACTTAGAAAAGATAAAATCCGAAGTTCTGGAACTTGTAGAGTCGATCAAAGATAAGTATCTGAACACTCTTGTAAAGCGGATGGTTTCTGATGATGGGGTTTGCCCTGACTTCTTTGAAGCGCCTGCAGCAAAAGTCTATCATCATGCCAGAATCGGTGGTTTGGCGGAACACAGTCTCTCTGTTGTTAGATATGCACTAGCTTTAAGAGAAGCGTCAAACTCCAGACCAAACATTGACAGAGATCTAATCATTGCAGGAGGTTTTCTGCACGACATTGGAAAGACAAGGACCTACATAACGGAATCTTTCAAGTTTGATTACTCCGATGATGGTTATCTAGAAGAACATATAGCTATTGGCGCCAGGTTGATCGAATTAGAAGTCTCCAAAATTAGCGGCTTTCCGGAGGAAACCAGAAGAAAGCTAATGCACATAGTGTTGAGCCATCACGGGGAACTGCAGTTCGGTTCACCGGTAACACCGAAAACCCGAGAAGCAATACTGATATGGCTTTGTGACAATATTGATTCAAGGCTTGACAATTTTGAAAGCCATGCTTTTTCTGCTTCAAAAGAAAGCAGATGGACAGACTTCTCAAAGATGCTTCAAAGCAGGTTATACTTAGGTAAAATCGAAAACGAAGAAGAGATTGGAGACTGA
- a CDS encoding tocopherol cyclase family protein has protein sequence MNLYALFNSSLYHGTSSRKGFFEGWYFKFVDRKKEKSFAVIPGVSLNSSREDAHAFVQFLSGGKNESGNFNYPLGEFHSGKKHFSVEISKNHFSAGAVILEMCNENHRIAGNIRILEPYLWPRKFYSPGIMGPFSFVPFMECYHGVVSMDHKLEGEVRIDDELIDLSGGRGYIEKDWGRSFPKAWVWMQSNSFDLERTSFMLSIATIPWLGRSFTGCLCAFLFKEKLYKFATYRGAKIDRVEALDNEVFLQLRQAGFSLNVSAKKTSGARLISPVEGSMSGKIDESLTSEITVRLFRNDAVLFEGTGTNSGLEVVGELKLKEKSK, from the coding sequence GTGAATCTATACGCGTTGTTCAATTCATCTCTTTATCATGGAACTTCTTCGAGAAAAGGTTTTTTTGAAGGCTGGTACTTCAAGTTTGTTGACAGGAAGAAGGAAAAGTCATTTGCAGTCATACCGGGAGTGTCCTTGAATTCGTCGAGAGAAGATGCTCACGCTTTTGTTCAATTCCTCTCGGGTGGGAAGAATGAATCCGGCAACTTCAACTATCCCTTGGGAGAGTTCCATTCTGGTAAGAAACACTTCTCTGTTGAGATCTCGAAAAATCATTTTTCGGCCGGAGCGGTGATTCTGGAAATGTGCAATGAGAATCACAGAATTGCTGGGAACATAAGGATCTTGGAGCCGTACCTTTGGCCTAGAAAGTTCTATTCCCCTGGGATCATGGGGCCTTTTTCCTTTGTGCCTTTCATGGAATGTTACCACGGGGTCGTCAGCATGGACCACAAACTTGAGGGAGAAGTAAGAATCGATGATGAACTGATAGATCTTTCCGGAGGCAGAGGATATATAGAAAAGGATTGGGGAAGATCATTTCCAAAGGCGTGGGTCTGGATGCAGAGCAACAGCTTTGATCTCGAGAGAACCTCATTTATGCTGTCGATTGCAACGATTCCATGGTTGGGAAGGAGTTTCACCGGTTGCCTCTGCGCATTTCTGTTTAAAGAAAAGCTCTATAAATTCGCTACCTACAGGGGAGCAAAGATCGATAGAGTAGAGGCTTTGGACAACGAAGTATTCCTCCAACTTAGACAGGCAGGGTTTTCCTTGAATGTCAGTGCAAAAAAGACTTCTGGAGCGCGTTTAATCTCGCCTGTAGAAGGTAGTATGAGTGGGAAAATTGATGAATCGCTTACGTCTGAAATAACGGTGAGACTCTTCCGAAACGATGCGGTCTTGTTTGAAGGTACCGGGACAAATTCCGGCCTAGAAGTTGTTGGGGAGCTTAAGCTGAAGGAAAAAAGTAAATGA
- a CDS encoding sodium ion-translocating decarboxylase subunit beta, protein MFAIGAILIYLAIKKEYEPMLLLPIGFGAILTNIPGSSAIGEHGVLTILYEAGIANELFPALIFIGIGAMIDFGPLLQKPVMFFYGAAAQLGIFLTIIVAALLGFDIREAISIGIIGTADGPTSIYVASRLAIHMLGPISVAAYSYMALVPVVQPPIIKLLTTKEERRIRMDNRTEKVPKYVRVLFPILVTLLAGIIAPVSVALIGMLMFGNLIRESGVLNKLSNAAQNELSNIITLFLGITIGSTMTAEAFLNSRTLLILFMGLVAFVLDTMGGVVFAKILNVFRKQKINPMIGAAGISAFPMSARVVHRMGLDEDPNNFLIMYATGANVAGQIGSVLAGSIVLALFLG, encoded by the coding sequence ATGTTTGCAATAGGAGCAATCCTGATCTACTTAGCAATAAAGAAGGAATATGAGCCAATGTTGCTTCTTCCTATCGGGTTTGGAGCTATTCTTACAAATATTCCTGGGTCATCGGCTATTGGAGAGCATGGTGTGCTCACTATTCTTTACGAGGCCGGGATTGCGAATGAACTTTTCCCAGCCCTAATATTCATCGGGATCGGAGCCATGATAGACTTTGGACCTCTATTACAGAAACCCGTTATGTTCTTTTACGGAGCGGCTGCTCAGCTTGGGATCTTCTTGACCATTATTGTGGCAGCGTTACTGGGATTTGACATAAGGGAAGCGATTTCTATAGGGATAATAGGTACAGCCGATGGTCCAACGTCTATTTATGTCGCAAGTAGACTGGCAATCCACATGTTGGGACCGATTTCAGTCGCCGCCTATTCATATATGGCTCTCGTTCCAGTTGTGCAACCACCAATAATAAAACTGCTGACCACTAAGGAAGAGAGAAGGATCCGAATGGACAACAGGACCGAGAAGGTTCCCAAATACGTGAGGGTACTTTTCCCGATCCTAGTGACTCTGTTAGCGGGAATTATTGCACCTGTAAGTGTAGCGCTGATAGGGATGCTGATGTTTGGTAATCTTATAAGAGAGTCCGGCGTACTAAACAAGTTGAGTAATGCCGCTCAAAACGAACTGTCAAACATTATCACTCTCTTTCTTGGGATTACCATTGGCTCAACTATGACTGCAGAAGCATTTCTTAATTCAAGAACCTTGTTGATTCTCTTTATGGGGCTTGTCGCTTTTGTACTGGATACGATGGGCGGAGTTGTTTTCGCCAAGATCTTGAACGTTTTCAGAAAGCAGAAGATAAACCCCATGATAGGTGCTGCAGGAATTTCTGCTTTCCCGATGTCTGCCAGAGTTGTTCACCGTATGGGACTGGATGAAGATCCGAACAACTTTCTCATAATGTATGCAACCGGAGCAAACGTTGCAGGTCAGATAGGTTCTGTACTGGCCGGTAGCATTGTTCTGGCACTTTTTCTTGGATGA
- a CDS encoding CehA/McbA family metallohydrolase gives MKRFVLVALLLLSSVASVGGNLNLYFGNPHSHTSYSDGSGIPEEAYSYAKEVPDLDFLAITDHAYYFAQDLPDGRNKLAATIEAAIEATSEDFLSFVGFEWTATGTGHINVYGTSDWTDRVKSDLWQLYDWIIEHDAVGQFNHPVRDFGDNFKEFQYSPEADLYMNLIEVGNGSWWENDTIVEEMFSAYREALRKGWHLGTTLGQDNHKPNWGGANDSRTAVFATDLSEISILEAFKKRRTYATEDRNIEIHFSTEEAFMGDIVRDADRVELRILIRDTADDPLEIVQIYSNDGVIANFLVDSHEFYIEMTTNIEVGFQYFFVYARGHDGEEAVSSPIWVERSCPIHLYNSAAFPESVKPGERVTLSFQISNLSSEEASSLLQIENLEGIIHEEIVTLEGFESKIVHLERTAEEHDARILFLLDSVPYSSTWLEIRSSASLNVLVDRSHINYASDEREKLKMLLEEMGNRVSTADRIFKVGELDTIDVLLLPLPGVGGSFDRLKILMPQQSNIIKEFVMNGGRLIITGTGDEISNEIISSYNRLLEEMEIYATYEKAITSDAVELDGIVFDGLSVLRGESGRHVYGKGEILLFPGDPFTDNVIENNKELLDQSFR, from the coding sequence ATGAAAAGGTTTGTATTGGTGGCGCTGCTTCTCCTATCATCTGTCGCCTCAGTTGGCGGCAATCTCAACCTTTACTTCGGGAACCCCCACTCCCATACTTCTTACTCGGATGGCTCAGGTATTCCGGAAGAGGCTTATTCCTACGCCAAGGAAGTCCCGGACCTCGACTTTCTAGCAATAACCGATCATGCCTATTATTTCGCTCAAGATCTTCCTGATGGCAGGAACAAACTAGCTGCAACAATAGAGGCGGCCATTGAAGCAACATCTGAAGACTTCCTATCATTTGTGGGGTTCGAATGGACGGCGACAGGAACAGGACACATCAACGTTTACGGCACAAGTGATTGGACCGATAGAGTCAAATCCGATCTCTGGCAGCTCTATGACTGGATAATCGAGCATGATGCCGTCGGTCAATTCAATCATCCAGTGAGAGATTTCGGTGACAACTTCAAGGAATTTCAGTATTCCCCGGAAGCCGATCTCTATATGAATCTTATAGAAGTAGGCAATGGAAGCTGGTGGGAAAACGATACGATTGTCGAAGAGATGTTCAGTGCATATCGGGAAGCACTTCGTAAAGGATGGCATCTTGGTACGACCCTTGGTCAGGATAACCACAAACCTAATTGGGGAGGTGCAAATGACTCCAGAACAGCCGTCTTCGCAACCGATCTGAGCGAAATATCGATACTGGAAGCATTTAAGAAGAGAAGAACATACGCGACGGAAGACAGGAACATTGAGATTCATTTTTCAACCGAGGAAGCATTCATGGGAGACATAGTACGTGATGCCGATAGAGTTGAACTTAGAATACTTATACGTGATACCGCGGATGATCCTTTGGAAATTGTCCAAATCTACTCGAATGACGGGGTTATTGCAAATTTTCTTGTAGACAGTCATGAGTTCTATATTGAGATGACAACAAATATTGAAGTTGGATTTCAGTACTTTTTCGTATACGCAAGAGGCCATGACGGCGAGGAAGCAGTTTCTTCTCCGATTTGGGTAGAAAGATCTTGCCCTATTCACCTCTATAATTCAGCCGCATTTCCGGAAAGTGTCAAGCCCGGAGAAAGAGTGACTCTTTCATTCCAGATCTCAAACCTTTCCTCTGAAGAAGCTTCTTCTTTGCTTCAGATAGAGAATCTAGAAGGGATTATCCACGAAGAGATTGTGACGCTGGAGGGATTCGAATCGAAGATAGTTCATCTCGAAAGGACCGCAGAAGAACATGATGCAAGGATACTTTTCCTTCTTGATTCAGTTCCGTACTCTAGCACCTGGTTAGAGATAAGAAGTTCTGCCTCTCTCAATGTTCTGGTGGATAGGAGTCACATCAATTACGCAAGTGACGAGCGAGAAAAACTGAAGATGCTACTCGAGGAAATGGGCAACAGGGTTTCCACTGCAGATAGGATCTTCAAAGTTGGTGAACTCGATACTATAGATGTCCTTCTACTTCCACTTCCTGGAGTAGGTGGGAGTTTTGATCGTCTGAAAATACTAATGCCTCAGCAATCGAATATCATAAAGGAATTTGTTATGAACGGTGGGAGACTGATTATAACAGGCACAGGAGATGAAATCAGCAATGAAATTATCTCTTCCTACAACAGGCTCTTGGAAGAGATGGAAATTTATGCAACCTATGAAAAAGCCATTACTAGTGATGCAGTTGAACTCGACGGGATCGTGTTCGATGGACTTTCCGTTCTTCGGGGAGAGTCAGGCAGGCATGTTTACGGGAAGGGCGAGATTCTTCTCTTTCCCGGTGATCCATTCACAGACAATGTGATCGAAAACAACAAAGAGCTTCTTGACCAGTCATTTAGATGA
- a CDS encoding GH1 family beta-glucosidase has protein sequence MRAVFPEGFLWGVATASYQIEGADFEDGKGPSIWTDFSHRPGKVNSGDNGDVACDHYHRFSEDIELMKQLGVNSYRFSISWSRVLPEGRGKINRKGSDFYNKLIDRLLEVGIQPMVTLYHWDLPLELHRKIDGWESRDMRHYFGDYSSLVFSEFGDRVKHWITLNEPYCSSHVSYLWGEHAPGKRDLKTSLTVAHNLLLSHGEAVRRFREVVKDGTIGLANVSTFVEPATDSKEDRWAARIRDQFINGWFFETPITGEYPSELFKRFNDAGVQPLIEDGDMDLISTPFDFWGVNYYTRNVIRKEESSILGSEVVQGELAKTEMGWEVYPEGLEAFLYKTFKEYGKKPIYITENGMACKDKLTDGFVEDFERVDYMKRHFSSALSALKAGVDLRGFYVWSLLDNFEWSYGYSKRFGLVYVDYEKGLKRIPKRSYYYYRDFLERD, from the coding sequence TTGAGGGCGGTATTTCCTGAGGGTTTTCTCTGGGGTGTAGCAACGGCTTCCTATCAAATTGAAGGAGCTGATTTCGAGGATGGAAAGGGGCCATCGATTTGGACTGATTTCTCTCACAGACCCGGCAAAGTAAATTCCGGAGACAATGGTGACGTTGCTTGCGATCATTATCACCGGTTCTCCGAAGATATTGAGCTAATGAAGCAACTTGGTGTTAATTCATATCGATTCTCAATATCCTGGTCGAGGGTGCTCCCCGAAGGTCGAGGAAAGATAAACCGTAAGGGTTCGGATTTTTACAACAAACTTATCGATAGACTTCTGGAAGTTGGGATACAACCCATGGTCACACTGTATCACTGGGATCTTCCTCTTGAGTTGCATAGGAAAATAGATGGCTGGGAGAGCCGAGATATGAGACATTATTTCGGCGATTACTCCAGCTTGGTGTTCAGCGAATTTGGGGACAGGGTAAAACACTGGATCACGCTGAACGAACCTTATTGTTCCTCTCATGTAAGCTATCTCTGGGGTGAACATGCCCCGGGCAAGAGAGATCTGAAAACTTCACTTACCGTGGCTCACAACCTGTTACTCTCTCATGGAGAGGCTGTGAGACGTTTTAGGGAAGTCGTCAAAGATGGGACTATTGGTCTTGCTAATGTCTCCACTTTCGTCGAACCGGCCACCGATAGCAAAGAAGACAGATGGGCTGCAAGAATTCGAGATCAGTTCATTAACGGATGGTTCTTTGAGACACCCATAACAGGTGAGTATCCTTCTGAACTCTTCAAGAGATTCAACGATGCAGGAGTACAACCGCTCATCGAAGACGGTGACATGGATTTAATATCGACGCCATTTGATTTTTGGGGTGTAAACTACTACACAAGAAACGTGATAAGAAAGGAAGAATCAAGTATTCTAGGTAGTGAGGTTGTTCAAGGTGAACTTGCTAAGACAGAAATGGGATGGGAAGTCTACCCCGAGGGGCTTGAAGCTTTTCTTTACAAGACATTCAAGGAATACGGAAAAAAACCAATATACATTACCGAGAATGGCATGGCGTGCAAGGACAAGTTGACTGATGGCTTTGTTGAAGATTTTGAAAGGGTTGACTATATGAAGAGGCATTTCTCTTCCGCTCTCAGTGCTTTGAAGGCAGGAGTAGATCTGAGGGGTTTTTATGTCTGGTCGCTGCTGGATAATTTCGAATGGTCTTATGGCTATTCGAAAAGGTTCGGATTAGTGTATGTTGACTACGAAAAAGGTCTTAAACGTATCCCCAAGCGCAGCTATTACTATTACAGAGACTTCCTCGAACGGGATTGA
- a CDS encoding ABC transporter permease, with protein sequence MNSQAIARELRASWAFIERNFNFTKRYWKWELVFFVYTMANSVTMGFIGKGVEAFSGTKLDTSYLILYMLLGSILWGYLSILFEIVAETVAWERWEETIEYTFMAPVRRATHLLSTCGYAILYGILRSGLILVVVSVFFDLDLGRANFLSAAGILAVSSFSFVGLGIVAAVLPLISPEKGVQVVHIFQALLLMFSGVYYEIDVLPVWMQQVGKLSPATYALRGMRSSILEGRTMAEMWNDVWPLILLGALLLPFGLVFFKRMEVWAKKRGVLKRSG encoded by the coding sequence ATGAATTCACAGGCAATAGCCCGGGAGCTTCGCGCCTCCTGGGCCTTTATTGAGCGGAATTTCAACTTCACCAAGAGATACTGGAAGTGGGAACTGGTTTTCTTCGTTTACACCATGGCAAACTCTGTGACAATGGGTTTCATCGGAAAGGGAGTCGAAGCCTTTTCAGGGACGAAGCTCGATACAAGCTATCTGATCCTTTACATGTTGCTTGGATCGATACTGTGGGGCTATCTTTCAATTCTCTTCGAGATAGTAGCTGAGACCGTTGCCTGGGAAAGATGGGAAGAGACTATCGAATACACCTTCATGGCACCGGTTAGAAGAGCTACTCATCTATTGAGTACGTGCGGATATGCCATTCTATATGGAATACTTAGAAGTGGTCTCATTTTAGTAGTCGTTTCAGTCTTCTTCGATCTAGATCTTGGAAGAGCCAATTTTCTGTCGGCGGCTGGAATACTGGCGGTTTCAAGTTTTTCATTCGTTGGACTGGGAATTGTCGCTGCCGTGTTGCCCCTGATCTCACCTGAAAAAGGCGTTCAAGTAGTTCATATCTTTCAGGCCTTGCTTCTGATGTTCTCAGGTGTGTACTACGAAATCGATGTGCTTCCGGTGTGGATGCAACAGGTTGGAAAGCTCTCTCCCGCTACTTATGCTTTAAGAGGAATGCGATCATCGATACTTGAAGGCAGAACCATGGCGGAGATGTGGAATGATGTTTGGCCTCTGATTCTTCTTGGAGCACTTCTACTTCCATTCGGCCTCGTGTTTTTCAAGAGAATGGAGGTTTGGGCGAAAAAAAGAGGGGTGCTGAAAAGAAGTGGCTAG
- a CDS encoding ABC transporter ATP-binding protein translates to MADALLANNIVKAFKKSRKEIKALKGINLRIKEGEIFGLLGPNGSGKSTFIRIASTLLIPDRGSISIFGYDSVSNSASVQRMINRVSVEASFFRKLSAVENLCFSAGLYGIPRREALKKINGLAERFGLDLKRLKDPLEDFSRGMQQKVAIVRAFMTEPKMLLLDEPTTGLDPRAKRDVQSLISDVKNTMNTTMLLTTHDMDEAEKLCDYVAIIHLGRIVASGRPSELKKQLLGKVDNPSFEDVFLEFTGMSIEEAEYQEVESA, encoded by the coding sequence ATGGCAGACGCTTTGCTTGCCAACAATATAGTGAAAGCATTTAAGAAGAGTAGAAAGGAAATCAAAGCACTAAAAGGGATAAATTTGAGAATAAAGGAAGGAGAGATTTTCGGTCTTCTAGGTCCAAACGGTTCGGGAAAATCAACCTTTATCAGAATTGCCTCAACACTCTTGATTCCAGATAGAGGAAGCATATCCATTTTCGGGTACGATTCCGTTAGTAATTCTGCATCGGTTCAAAGAATGATAAACAGAGTTTCAGTCGAGGCAAGTTTCTTCAGGAAGCTTTCCGCAGTGGAGAATCTCTGTTTTTCAGCAGGACTATATGGAATTCCACGGCGTGAGGCTCTCAAAAAGATAAACGGTCTCGCCGAGAGATTCGGACTGGATCTCAAGAGATTGAAAGATCCGCTAGAAGACTTTTCCAGAGGTATGCAACAGAAGGTAGCCATTGTTAGGGCCTTCATGACTGAACCCAAAATGCTACTCTTGGACGAGCCGACCACGGGACTTGATCCAAGGGCAAAGAGGGATGTTCAGAGTCTTATTAGCGATGTGAAGAACACCATGAATACAACCATGCTCTTGACAACGCATGACATGGATGAAGCGGAGAAACTCTGTGATTACGTTGCGATAATTCACTTAGGAAGAATCGTTGCTTCTGGACGACCGTCAGAACTGAAGAAGCAGTTGCTCGGTAAAGTTGACAATCCAAGCTTTGAAGATGTCTTTCTCGAATTCACTGGAATGAGTATCGAAGAGGCCGAATATCAGGAGGTTGAGTCAGCATGA